TTGACGCCAGTCTCGACGTAGGGACGATCAGGGTGCGGGCGGGACAGCGACATCGCCATGTCGAGATAGTCCGCGCCGGCGGCGTACGCACCGTCGAAGATCGGCATGACGAAGCGCGGGTCGACCGCGTTGAGCACGTGGGTGATCCGGTGCTCGCGGCAGAGCGCGGCGACCGCCTCGGCGGAGGCGGCGTCGACCGAGGCGGCGACGAAGCGGGGGCCCCGGCCGGCGACCGCCCGCGTCGCGCGGGCACCGTCGTGGTCGGCCACCACCATGGTCTCGAAGAACGCCCGCCGGGCCGCGATGGCGACGACGGCGGATCCGACGCCACCGGCGCCGACGAGCAGGATACGCATCACGCCACCACCGCCCGGCGGGCGCGCCGGCCGCGCAGGGTGGTGGCCAGCACCAGCAGCAGCGCGACCAGGAACATGGCCGTGCCGATGACGTTGACCTGCGGGGGAATGCCCCGCTGGGCGGCGCCCCAGACGTACATCGGGAACGTGACGGTGGTGCCGGAGTTGAAGTTCGTGATGATGAAGTCGTCGAAGCTGAGCGAGAACGCCAGCAGGGCGGCGGCCACGATACCGGGCAGCACCAGCGGCAGGGTGATCCGCCGGAACGTCTGCCACTCGGTGGCGTACAGGTCCATCGCGGCCTCCTCCATCCGCCGGTCCATCCCGGCCAGCCGCGCCTTGACCGTGACCACCACGAACGACACGCAGAACATGACGTGGGCGATGACGATGGTCCAGAAGCCCAGCGGCACCCCACCGGCGACGAAGAGGGCGAGCAGCGAGGTGCCCATCACCAGCTCCGGCGTCGCCATCGGCAGGAAGATCAGCACGTTGAGCCCGGACCGGCCCCGGAACCGGTGCCGGGCCAGGGCGAACGCCATCAGGGTGCCGAGCGCGGTGGCGGCCACCGTGGCGATGAAGCCGATCTGCACACTGCGCAGCACCGCGTCGCACATGTCGGAGGTGGCACACGGGTTGCGCCAGTTGTCCAGGGTGAACTCGTTGAAGTCGTACGACAGCCGGCTGGACGGGCGGTTGAACGACAGCGCGGCGACCACGGCGATCGGCAGGAACAGGTAGCCGAGCACCAGCAGCGCGACGCCCATCACCCAGTGCTCGGCCAGCCAGCGGGAGAAGCGGGTCACGGCGCCTGCCTTTCGTTCGCGACTGCGGGGCTCCGCTGCGCTGCACTCCTCGCGCTCACGGCGCCTGCCTTTCGTTCGCGACTGCGGGGCTCCGCTGCGCTGCACTCCTCGCGCTCACAGGACCTCCTCCGTGCCGGCGCGGCGCAGGTAGACGAAGACCACCGCGAGGATCGCCGACATCAGCAGGAACGACAGCGCCGCGCCCTGCGGATAATCCAGCCGGACCAGGAACGCCGAGTCGATGACGTTGCCGATCATGTACTCGTTCGGGGTACCGAGCAGCTCGGCGTTGATGTAGTCGCCGGTCGCCGGGATGAAGAAGAGCAGGGTGCCGGCGATCAGGCCGGGCATCGACAGCGGCAGGGTGACCCGGCGGAACGTCTTCAGCGGGGTGGCGTACAGGTCGCGGGCGGCCTCCAGCAGCCGGTAGTCGAGCCGCTCCAGGCTCGCGTACAGCGGCAGCACCAGGAACGGCAGGAAGTTGTACGTCAGGCCGAGCACCACCGCGATCGGAGTGGCCAGCAGCCGCCCGTCCGGGCCGAGCAGGTGCACGTCGCGCAGCAGCCCGACCAGGGCGCCGTTGTCCGACAGGATCGTCTTCCAGGCCAGCGTACGGACCAGGAAGCTGGTGAACATCGGGGCGATCACGCAGACCAGCAGCAGGTTCTTCCACCGGCCCGCCTTCTGCGCGATCGCGTACGCCAGCGGGTAGCCCATCAGCAGCGCCAGGGCCAGCGCGATGCCGGCGTAGAGGAACGACCGGCCGAACTGCGGCCAGTATGCCTGCAACGCCGCCGGGTAGTTGCCGAAGGCCCAGGTCAGCGTGTACCCGGTGGAGAGCGTGCCGGTGGGGTCGTAGAGGCTGGCCGCGGCGAGTTGCACCAGCGGCACGGCGAAGAAGAGGAACAGCCACGCCGCACCGGGCAACAGCAGCAGATACGGCAGGAGCCGGTGCCGGCCGGCCGGCGGCGGCGCCGACGGCCCGGACCCGGTGGTGGGTACGTGCGCCAGCGCACTCACGTCGCCGTCCCGTCCCG
This is a stretch of genomic DNA from Micromonospora sp. WMMD1082. It encodes these proteins:
- a CDS encoding ABC transporter permease — its product is MTRFSRWLAEHWVMGVALLVLGYLFLPIAVVAALSFNRPSSRLSYDFNEFTLDNWRNPCATSDMCDAVLRSVQIGFIATVAATALGTLMAFALARHRFRGRSGLNVLIFLPMATPELVMGTSLLALFVAGGVPLGFWTIVIAHVMFCVSFVVVTVKARLAGMDRRMEEAAMDLYATEWQTFRRITLPLVLPGIVAAALLAFSLSFDDFIITNFNSGTTVTFPMYVWGAAQRGIPPQVNVIGTAMFLVALLLVLATTLRGRRARRAVVA
- a CDS encoding ABC transporter permease yields the protein MSALAHVPTTGSGPSAPPPAGRHRLLPYLLLLPGAAWLFLFFAVPLVQLAAASLYDPTGTLSTGYTLTWAFGNYPAALQAYWPQFGRSFLYAGIALALALLMGYPLAYAIAQKAGRWKNLLLVCVIAPMFTSFLVRTLAWKTILSDNGALVGLLRDVHLLGPDGRLLATPIAVVLGLTYNFLPFLVLPLYASLERLDYRLLEAARDLYATPLKTFRRVTLPLSMPGLIAGTLLFFIPATGDYINAELLGTPNEYMIGNVIDSAFLVRLDYPQGAALSFLLMSAILAVVFVYLRRAGTEEVL